From the genome of Candidatus Krumholzibacteriia bacterium, one region includes:
- a CDS encoding class I SAM-dependent methyltransferase, translated as MTGLIVGLNRVFRRPNVGGRESQEAYSRWEHHWGREFARTYMDPRHDLRGKRVLDVGCGLGGKTVAYAESGARAVGIDLAADNVEQSRRYAQANAAAVDFVVADAAALPVPDGTFDTVVANDAMEHFADPVGALGEMARSVSGGGAIWIFFTPHYSPLGSHLYDYVYTPWCHLLFSRAQLAGAIRRVLMERGPAESNEAIDARVKKIMQSYDQDLNHMSVKRFLGIVRGVPSLRVSLLELRPARYAWLRPLTRVPGLRELVSAFVICRLEVARGDA; from the coding sequence ATGACGGGTTTGATCGTCGGGTTGAACCGCGTGTTCCGGCGCCCCAACGTGGGCGGGCGCGAGTCCCAGGAGGCGTACTCGCGCTGGGAGCACCACTGGGGACGCGAGTTCGCGCGCACGTACATGGACCCGCGCCACGATCTCCGCGGCAAGCGGGTGCTCGACGTGGGGTGCGGCCTGGGGGGAAAGACGGTGGCGTACGCGGAGTCGGGTGCCCGCGCAGTCGGCATCGACCTCGCGGCCGACAACGTGGAGCAGAGCCGGCGTTACGCGCAAGCCAACGCGGCGGCGGTGGACTTCGTGGTGGCGGATGCAGCGGCGCTGCCGGTGCCCGATGGCACCTTCGACACCGTGGTGGCGAACGATGCCATGGAACACTTTGCGGATCCGGTGGGCGCGCTGGGCGAGATGGCGCGCAGTGTGAGCGGTGGCGGCGCCATATGGATTTTCTTTACGCCGCATTACTCGCCGCTGGGTTCGCACCTGTACGACTACGTGTACACGCCGTGGTGCCACCTGCTGTTTTCGCGGGCGCAACTGGCGGGTGCCATCCGGCGCGTGCTGATGGAGCGCGGGCCGGCGGAAAGCAACGAGGCAATCGACGCGCGCGTGAAGAAGATAATGCAATCATACGATCAGGATCTCAATCACATGAGCGTGAAGCGCTTCCTGGGGATCGTGCGCGGGGTCCCCTCGCTGCGCGTTTCTCTTCTGGAACTGCGACCGGCGCGTTACGCGTGGTTGCGGCCGCTGACGCGCGTGCCGGGGCTGCGCGAACTGGTGAGCGCCTTCGTGATATGCCGCCTCGAGGTGGCGCGGGGTGACGCATGA
- the lat gene encoding L-lysine 6-transaminase, protein MAHITGAGSDIHVEPKQVLDTIGRHMLVDGFPIVVDLENSQGVRLKDKRDGRTYLDFFQFFASLPVGINHPKLTDPVFRAKIAAAAVNKPSNSDFYSQQMAEFVEAMDRFAIPGELPHMFLIEGGALAVENALKAAFDWKVQKNYQRGATKDTGQQVIHFREAFHGRSGYTMSLTNTDPVKIKYYPKFNWPRITNPRVIFPLDKHMDEVLAAEEKAKREIKEAIQKHRNDIAALIIEPVQGEGGDNHFRPEFLRFLREITEENEIIFVADEVQTGAGLTGKFWAIEHAGVMPDVIAFGKKLQVCGILASKKFDDVDSVFKVPSRINSTWGGNLTDMVRSTRYLQVTDEDGLVENARETGGYLQERLHGLRDKYPAKVTNSRGAGLMCAFDLPDAETRSKVLGKARELGLLIVGCGERSVRFRPPLNLTRAEVDEGIEILDRALGAAL, encoded by the coding sequence ATGGCGCACATCACCGGGGCCGGAAGCGACATCCACGTCGAGCCCAAACAGGTTCTGGACACCATCGGACGCCACATGCTGGTGGACGGATTCCCCATCGTCGTCGATCTCGAGAACAGCCAGGGCGTCCGGCTCAAGGACAAGCGCGATGGACGCACCTACCTGGACTTCTTCCAGTTCTTTGCCTCGCTGCCCGTCGGCATCAACCACCCCAAGCTCACCGACCCCGTCTTCCGCGCGAAGATCGCGGCGGCGGCGGTGAACAAGCCCTCCAACTCGGACTTCTACAGCCAGCAGATGGCGGAGTTCGTGGAGGCGATGGACCGCTTTGCCATCCCCGGGGAACTGCCGCACATGTTCCTCATCGAGGGCGGCGCGCTGGCGGTGGAGAACGCGCTCAAGGCCGCGTTCGACTGGAAGGTGCAGAAGAACTACCAGCGCGGTGCAACAAAGGACACCGGGCAGCAGGTGATTCACTTCCGCGAGGCGTTCCACGGCCGCTCCGGCTACACCATGTCGCTCACCAACACCGACCCGGTGAAGATCAAGTACTACCCCAAGTTTAACTGGCCGCGGATCACCAATCCCAGGGTCATCTTCCCGCTCGATAAGCACATGGATGAGGTGCTCGCCGCGGAGGAGAAGGCAAAGCGCGAGATCAAGGAGGCCATCCAGAAGCACCGCAACGACATTGCCGCGCTCATCATCGAGCCGGTGCAGGGTGAGGGCGGCGACAACCACTTCCGGCCGGAGTTCCTGCGCTTCCTGCGCGAGATCACCGAGGAGAACGAGATCATCTTCGTGGCCGACGAGGTGCAGACCGGCGCGGGGCTGACCGGCAAGTTCTGGGCGATCGAGCATGCCGGGGTGATGCCCGACGTGATCGCCTTCGGCAAGAAGCTGCAGGTGTGCGGCATCCTGGCCTCGAAGAAGTTCGACGACGTCGACAGCGTGTTCAAGGTGCCGAGCCGGATCAACTCCACCTGGGGCGGCAACCTGACCGACATGGTTCGCTCCACGCGCTACCTGCAGGTGACCGACGAGGACGGTCTGGTGGAGAACGCGCGCGAGACGGGCGGCTATCTGCAGGAGCGGTTGCACGGGCTGCGCGACAAGTACCCCGCCAAGGTCACCAACTCGCGCGGCGCCGGGCTGATGTGCGCATTCGATCTCCCCGATGCGGAAACACGATCCAAGGTGCTGGGCAAGGCGCGGGAGCTGGGACTGCTCATCGTGGGATGCGGCGAGCGCTCGGTGCGCTTCCGGCCGCCACTCAACCTGACCCGGGCCGAAGTCGACGAGGGCATCGAGATTCTGGACCGCGCGCTGGGCGCGGCGCTGTAG
- a CDS encoding MotA/TolQ/ExbB proton channel family protein, with the protein MWAIFVKGGPVMIPLAVLSMIAVAVTIEKLIALRGPRVIQGEIVSCIESIQTPADIPLAMKICERFDTPFANIVHAGLEVASKPVHIVRQAMEDTGRREVKRLDRYMVLLETAAAAGPLLGLLGTVTGMIQVFSVISVSGVGQTGVLSGGIAQALITTVFGLVIGIPALIAYNLLDARIDGLVIRIDTYSHTLLRQLAVMEADAQAAKGAR; encoded by the coding sequence ATGTGGGCGATATTCGTAAAGGGTGGGCCGGTGATGATCCCGCTTGCCGTGCTCTCGATGATCGCGGTGGCGGTGACCATTGAGAAGCTGATTGCGCTGCGCGGCCCCCGCGTGATCCAGGGGGAGATCGTCAGTTGCATCGAGTCCATCCAGACACCGGCCGACATACCGCTCGCCATGAAGATCTGCGAACGGTTCGACACCCCGTTTGCCAACATCGTGCACGCGGGGCTCGAGGTGGCGAGCAAGCCGGTGCACATCGTGCGCCAGGCCATGGAGGACACGGGGCGGCGCGAGGTCAAGCGGCTCGACCGCTACATGGTGCTGCTGGAAACGGCCGCGGCGGCGGGACCACTGCTGGGGCTGCTGGGCACGGTGACGGGCATGATCCAGGTGTTCTCGGTGATCAGCGTGTCGGGCGTGGGCCAGACCGGGGTGCTCTCCGGGGGCATCGCGCAGGCGCTGATCACGACCGTGTTCGGGCTCGTCATCGGTATTCCGGCGCTGATCGCCTACAACCTGCTCGACGCGCGCATCGACGGACTGGTCATCCGCATCGACACCTACTCGCACACCCTGCTGCGCCAGCTGGCCGTGATGGAAGCGGACGCGCAGGCGGCGAAGGGAGCGCGGTAA
- a CDS encoding amidohydrolase family protein, whose amino-acid sequence MSTTVFAGARVWVDEVRFEERTLWVSDGRVAALGGKSSAVDAGGRDDVRVIDCAGKYIIPSFVDAHFHLLALAGKQLRCDLSGARNAGDVVARLAAWAAAHPGREPVVGVDFDESGWDDPALPTRALLDAIATDRPVYARRICGHVGVANQALLSALTTRRFVDASSGRIAEDAVFEANRASRPPRAAMVDAIDGAIAALHALGITAIHDIVDPSTIDVYVEGLEASGRPLRLGALVHVPAADFDDARDRLEEASGVNALGIKIFTDGSLGARTAALHAPYADAPGDGELLVGRDELMEELAACREADIACAVHAIGDRALATVLAAMEKTGVEDARFRIEHAEIMGDEELAVCKRLRVPLVMQPNFVRNWAGEGGLYETRLGAERCRHGNRFASLLRAGVPFVFSSDGMPAGPLYGMRGATHHPVAEERIGPAEALRRYTTAAHALGGDEDAYGIEIGSPGDLVVLSGNPLLADLDEIAVEATYVGGWEVHRSAAAAGPRSGLKRRR is encoded by the coding sequence ATGTCCACCACCGTATTTGCAGGGGCCCGGGTCTGGGTCGACGAGGTGCGCTTCGAAGAGCGCACCCTCTGGGTGAGCGACGGCCGCGTGGCCGCGCTGGGTGGCAAGTCCAGCGCGGTGGACGCCGGGGGGCGCGACGACGTGCGCGTGATCGACTGCGCCGGCAAGTACATCATCCCCTCGTTCGTCGACGCCCATTTCCATCTGCTGGCGCTGGCCGGAAAGCAGCTGCGCTGCGATCTTTCGGGCGCGCGCAACGCGGGCGATGTCGTGGCGCGCCTGGCCGCGTGGGCCGCCGCCCACCCGGGACGCGAACCCGTGGTGGGGGTCGACTTCGACGAGAGCGGCTGGGACGACCCCGCGTTGCCCACGCGCGCGCTCCTCGACGCCATCGCCACCGACCGGCCGGTCTACGCGCGTCGCATCTGCGGGCACGTGGGCGTGGCGAACCAGGCGCTGCTGTCAGCACTCACCACCCGGCGCTTCGTCGATGCATCCTCGGGACGCATTGCCGAGGACGCCGTGTTCGAGGCCAACCGCGCGAGCCGTCCGCCGCGCGCCGCCATGGTGGATGCCATCGACGGCGCCATCGCCGCGCTGCACGCGCTCGGCATCACCGCCATCCACGACATCGTCGACCCCAGCACCATCGACGTCTACGTCGAGGGCCTGGAGGCGAGCGGCCGGCCGTTGCGGCTGGGTGCGCTCGTGCACGTGCCAGCGGCCGATTTCGACGACGCGCGTGATCGCCTGGAGGAGGCGAGCGGCGTCAACGCGCTGGGCATCAAGATATTCACCGACGGTTCGCTGGGCGCGCGAACCGCGGCGCTGCACGCTCCCTACGCGGACGCCCCCGGCGACGGGGAACTGCTGGTGGGGCGCGACGAGCTCATGGAGGAACTGGCCGCGTGCCGCGAGGCGGACATCGCCTGCGCGGTGCACGCCATCGGCGACCGGGCGCTGGCCACCGTGCTGGCCGCCATGGAGAAGACCGGCGTGGAGGACGCCCGCTTCCGCATCGAGCATGCGGAGATCATGGGCGACGAGGAACTGGCAGTTTGCAAGCGGCTGCGGGTGCCGCTGGTCATGCAGCCCAACTTCGTGCGCAACTGGGCCGGAGAGGGCGGCCTGTACGAAACCCGCCTGGGGGCAGAGCGCTGTCGGCACGGCAACCGTTTTGCGAGCCTGCTGCGCGCGGGGGTGCCCTTCGTGTTCAGTTCCGACGGTATGCCGGCCGGGCCGTTGTACGGCATGCGCGGCGCCACCCACCACCCGGTGGCCGAGGAGCGCATTGGTCCGGCGGAGGCGCTGCGGCGCTACACCACCGCGGCCCACGCGCTGGGCGGCGACGAGGACGCGTACGGCATTGAGATCGGCTCGCCCGGCGACCTGGTGGTTCTGTCGGGGAATCCGCTGCTCGCCGATCTGGACGAAATCGCCGTGGAGGCGACGTACGTGGGCGGTTGGGAAGTGCACCGGTCGGCCGCGGCTGCGGGGCCGAGGTCCGGTCTGAAGCGACGCCGATAA
- the ugpC gene encoding sn-glycerol-3-phosphate ABC transporter ATP-binding protein UgpC, which translates to MADLIFKSVRKEFAGGVVAVEDFNLTVPSPRMVVLVGPSGCGKTTLLRMIAGLEQPTSGSIHLGDARLDTMQPRHRDIAMVFQSYALYPHMTVAQNLSFGLRVRKMPRAEVERRVVEIAKTLELDALLRRKPAELSGGQRQRVALGRAIVREPRVFLFDEPLSNLDARLRTEMRGTIRRLYDRLRVTSVYVTHDQVEAMTIGDLLVIMNQGRIHQVGGPEACYRRPLDTFVASFLGSPAMNFADGRGEGGDVVIRGGTRFGVAAPLEPVLASRPGAELRIGIRPEDIHPAAAGLAAPVALRARVVLREPLGHETLTHLEVGGVELVARGAREFVPAADESTEIFVDAGRVHIFWKENGRRIDAAPEPAAAGVA; encoded by the coding sequence ATGGCCGACCTGATCTTCAAGAGTGTTCGCAAGGAGTTCGCCGGTGGTGTGGTGGCGGTGGAGGACTTCAACCTCACCGTCCCCAGCCCGCGCATGGTGGTGCTGGTGGGGCCGTCCGGCTGCGGAAAGACCACCCTCCTGCGCATGATCGCCGGGCTGGAGCAGCCCACCTCGGGCAGCATCCACCTGGGCGATGCCCGCCTCGACACCATGCAACCCCGGCACCGGGACATCGCGATGGTGTTTCAGAGTTATGCGCTCTACCCCCATATGACCGTGGCCCAGAACCTCTCCTTCGGGCTGCGCGTTCGCAAGATGCCGCGCGCCGAGGTCGAGCGGCGCGTGGTGGAGATTGCAAAGACGCTGGAACTCGACGCGTTGCTGCGTCGCAAGCCCGCGGAACTCTCGGGCGGACAGCGCCAGCGCGTGGCGCTGGGAAGGGCCATCGTGCGGGAGCCCCGCGTGTTCCTGTTCGACGAGCCGCTGTCGAACCTCGACGCACGGCTGCGCACGGAGATGCGCGGCACCATCCGCCGGCTCTACGACCGCCTGCGGGTGACGTCGGTGTACGTGACGCACGACCAGGTGGAGGCGATGACCATCGGGGACCTGCTGGTGATCATGAACCAGGGGCGGATCCACCAGGTGGGCGGACCGGAGGCGTGCTACCGGCGGCCGCTGGACACGTTCGTGGCCTCGTTCCTGGGCAGCCCGGCCATGAACTTCGCGGACGGACGCGGGGAGGGCGGTGACGTGGTCATACGCGGCGGCACCCGCTTCGGCGTGGCCGCACCATTGGAGCCGGTGCTCGCGTCGCGTCCCGGCGCCGAACTGCGCATCGGCATCCGGCCGGAGGACATCCATCCCGCCGCGGCCGGCCTGGCGGCGCCGGTTGCGCTGCGCGCGCGCGTCGTGCTGCGCGAGCCGCTGGGGCACGAAACCCTGACCCACCTGGAGGTGGGCGGAGTGGAACTGGTGGCGCGGGGTGCGCGCGAGTTCGTTCCCGCGGCGGATGAAAGCACGGAGATCTTTGTCGATGCCGGGCGCGTCCATATCTTCTGGAAGGAGAACGGCCGGCGCATCGACGCCGCCCCGGAGCCGGCGGCGGCGGGGGTGGCGTGA
- a CDS encoding energy transducer TonB, with the protein MSAMTAGRIPDRRDRALMWGIAVSVLLHALLLLPGLRNAVQSLDIDMKPEPRVEPLEFTLVSPPETPTPTDQQSRFLSTVSSAASDLDRRDTDSDLPRSEGRIPVPDNPSRTPGEEGGGQSELPPLPVEQGGLSEAIQRSKFTEQISPRREPSLPDETHDFEHEGSASATIGGISLNTTEWDFAPYLLDLKRRIKQKWIPPIAFTTLGAVHGYTWVLFRIYPDGHMEGMEVVETEGHDSLHRSSSNAVKGAAPFRPLPADFPEPYLEITFGFYYLLPGDEERYFRNGRFIRKDDERSEP; encoded by the coding sequence ATGAGCGCCATGACGGCAGGCAGGATTCCGGATCGCCGCGATCGCGCCCTCATGTGGGGCATCGCGGTGTCGGTCCTGCTGCACGCGTTGCTGCTGCTGCCGGGACTGCGCAATGCGGTGCAGTCGCTGGATATCGACATGAAGCCGGAACCGAGGGTGGAGCCGCTGGAGTTCACGCTGGTCTCGCCGCCGGAAACGCCCACGCCCACCGACCAGCAGAGCCGCTTTCTCTCCACGGTCTCTTCGGCCGCGAGCGATCTGGACCGCCGCGACACGGACTCCGACCTGCCGCGCAGCGAAGGACGCATTCCGGTTCCCGACAACCCGTCGCGCACCCCGGGGGAGGAGGGGGGCGGCCAGAGCGAACTGCCGCCGTTGCCGGTGGAGCAGGGCGGCCTCAGCGAGGCCATCCAGCGCTCCAAGTTCACCGAGCAGATCAGCCCGCGCCGCGAGCCGTCGCTGCCCGACGAGACTCACGACTTCGAGCACGAGGGCTCGGCCAGTGCCACCATCGGTGGCATTTCGCTCAACACGACCGAGTGGGACTTCGCGCCCTACCTGCTGGACCTCAAGCGGCGCATCAAGCAGAAGTGGATTCCACCCATCGCGTTCACCACCCTGGGTGCGGTGCACGGCTACACGTGGGTGTTGTTTCGTATCTACCCGGACGGGCACATGGAGGGAATGGAGGTGGTGGAGACGGAGGGGCACGACTCTCTGCACCGCTCCAGCAGCAACGCGGTGAAGGGCGCCGCGCCCTTCAGACCCCTGCCCGCGGATTTCCCGGAGCCCTACCTGGAGATCACGTTCGGGTTCTATTACCTGCTCCCGGGCGACGAGGAGCGTTACTTCAGGAACGGGCGTTTCATCCGCAAGGACGATGAAAGGAGCGAGCCATAA